A part of Melittangium boletus DSM 14713 genomic DNA contains:
- a CDS encoding antitoxin Xre/MbcA/ParS toxin-binding domain-containing protein, with product MSPSSPGAPLHQRDERLVNEMVRYAHARWGPAWLQVAADAYFDGAETQPHQAHLQLFMPWVVNHWDVEGRPVREWFLEEHGTSLSQEDVEWLRGQRAVVLTLWEVLEVQPGVGLRVRDLLGQEEHFVQEVLGSQQLHPRDAVLGRVAESAGVTVFCGLYPYPLPPLAAHEVVKTVRRELRVHGNRMVSRKRLMEEDTTLGLVLLWRGEVEFLEERARLEPRLTNTDGDPFILVEDHYTFAPEARPGVMKRLAALKGAEWDEAEGEEEQCTFLKKGNAMHASWQNTVIGRARLQATTMRLETNSVRRADALRRRVEAACQGLITHQSREETEPSKLREGPRPPPEEPPTPEMQEVARDMKARHYAAWLDTKLPALQGRSPRQAVGTAAGRREVDAMLKEVENREARLPAGERMDVTGLRRELGLVP from the coding sequence ATGAGCCCATCGTCACCGGGTGCCCCCCTGCATCAGCGGGACGAGCGACTGGTGAACGAGATGGTGCGCTACGCCCATGCCCGCTGGGGCCCGGCCTGGCTCCAAGTGGCGGCCGACGCCTACTTCGACGGTGCCGAGACCCAACCCCATCAGGCGCATCTGCAACTCTTCATGCCCTGGGTGGTGAACCACTGGGACGTAGAGGGCCGACCCGTCCGGGAGTGGTTCCTCGAGGAGCACGGCACGAGCCTGTCCCAGGAGGACGTCGAGTGGTTGCGAGGCCAACGAGCCGTTGTCCTCACCCTCTGGGAGGTGCTGGAGGTTCAGCCCGGGGTAGGCCTCCGGGTAAGAGATCTGCTGGGACAGGAGGAGCACTTCGTCCAGGAAGTGCTCGGCTCCCAGCAATTGCATCCGCGAGACGCGGTGCTTGGACGCGTGGCGGAATCCGCGGGAGTCACGGTGTTCTGTGGACTGTACCCCTATCCATTGCCGCCCCTGGCCGCCCATGAGGTCGTGAAGACGGTGCGTCGGGAGCTGCGGGTCCACGGAAACCGGATGGTGTCCCGGAAGAGGCTCATGGAGGAGGACACGACGCTGGGGCTCGTGCTGCTCTGGCGGGGGGAAGTGGAGTTCCTCGAGGAGCGGGCGCGGCTGGAGCCACGGCTGACCAATACGGACGGCGACCCCTTCATCCTCGTGGAGGACCATTACACGTTCGCACCAGAAGCCCGGCCCGGCGTGATGAAGCGACTCGCGGCCCTCAAGGGAGCCGAGTGGGACGAAGCCGAGGGAGAAGAGGAGCAGTGCACTTTCTTGAAGAAGGGCAATGCGATGCACGCCTCCTGGCAGAACACCGTCATCGGCCGGGCGAGGCTCCAGGCGACGACCATGCGGCTGGAGACCAATTCAGTGAGGCGGGCGGATGCCCTGCGCCGCCGGGTGGAAGCCGCCTGCCAGGGACTCATCACCCATCAGTCCCGGGAGGAGACGGAGCCCTCGAAGCTGCGCGAAGGCCCCCGTCCGCCCCCGGAGGAGCCCCCCACACCCGAGATGCAGGAGGTCGCACGTGACATGAAGGCGCGGCACTACGCGGCCTGGCTAGATACGAAGCTGCCAGCGCTCCAGGGCAGGAGCCCTCGTCAGGCGGTGGGCACCGCGGCTGGCCGCCGCGAGGTGGATGCGATGCTCAAGGAGGTGGAGAACCGGGAAGCACGTCTGCCCGCCGGGGAGCGGATGGATGTCACGGGCCTGCGGCGGGAGCTGGGCTTGGTGCCCTGA
- a CDS encoding acyl-CoA thioesterase — translation MPPSEKLEPGSITEARLVEMVFPEQTNHYGTLFGGQALALMDKAAFVVASRYARRNVVTASSEKVDFHVPVRQGQLVELYTRIVATGRTSMTVEVDLYAEDLLTGDRQLGTRGRFVFVALDAHGRPTAVPPLASTPPGA, via the coding sequence ATGCCGCCTTCTGAGAAGCTGGAGCCGGGCAGCATCACCGAGGCCCGGCTGGTCGAAATGGTGTTCCCGGAGCAGACGAACCACTACGGGACGCTGTTCGGCGGCCAGGCACTCGCGCTGATGGACAAGGCGGCCTTCGTGGTCGCCTCGCGGTACGCCCGGCGCAACGTGGTGACGGCGAGCAGCGAGAAGGTGGACTTCCACGTGCCGGTGCGTCAGGGCCAACTCGTGGAGCTGTACACCCGCATCGTCGCCACGGGCCGCACGTCGATGACGGTGGAGGTGGACCTCTACGCGGAGGACCTGCTCACGGGGGACCGGCAGCTCGGCACCCGGGGGCGGTTCGTCTTCGTGGCCCTGGATGCCCACGGCCGCCCCACGGCGGTGCCTCCCCTGGCCTCGACGCCACCTGGCGCCTGA
- a CDS encoding DMT family transporter, with the protein MNAQPRKVADGFALQLMIVLCLVWGVQQALIKLAAPDIAPIMQAVGRSGIASVLVGLLMCWRGGWEGLRQGTLPAGMLAGALFALEFLMIAQGLKYTSASHMAVFLYTAPIFSALGLHLMVPSERLRPLQWLGIGICFTGIALAFGGGMSFAAVDGRMLLGDTLGVLAGMAWGFTTVVVRTSRLSEAPPTLTLFYQLFAATLLLLVVAVVMGEAGQVHLTPLGVGSVLFQGVVVSFASYFTWFWLLRRYLASNLAVLSFMTPLFGVTFGVLLLKEPLSLDFIGGAVLVLLGITLVSSEPWVRRVLSR; encoded by the coding sequence ATGAACGCGCAACCCCGGAAGGTTGCCGATGGCTTCGCCTTGCAACTGATGATCGTGCTCTGCCTCGTCTGGGGCGTTCAGCAGGCATTGATCAAGCTGGCGGCCCCGGATATCGCCCCGATCATGCAGGCGGTTGGCCGCTCGGGCATCGCCTCCGTGCTGGTCGGTCTGCTGATGTGTTGGCGCGGCGGGTGGGAAGGGCTGCGCCAGGGAACACTGCCCGCCGGGATGCTGGCGGGCGCCTTGTTCGCCCTGGAGTTCCTGATGATCGCCCAGGGCTTGAAGTACACCTCCGCCTCGCACATGGCGGTGTTCCTCTATACCGCGCCCATCTTCTCCGCCCTCGGTCTGCACCTGATGGTGCCGAGCGAGCGCCTGCGGCCACTGCAATGGCTGGGGATCGGCATCTGCTTCACCGGGATCGCGCTGGCCTTCGGTGGTGGCATGAGCTTCGCCGCCGTGGATGGCCGCATGCTGCTCGGTGACACCCTGGGAGTCCTGGCTGGCATGGCCTGGGGCTTCACCACGGTCGTGGTGCGCACCTCCCGGCTGTCCGAGGCACCGCCGACCCTGACGCTGTTCTACCAATTGTTCGCGGCGACGCTCCTGCTGCTGGTGGTGGCCGTGGTGATGGGCGAGGCCGGGCAGGTGCACCTGACCCCCCTGGGCGTGGGCAGCGTGCTGTTCCAGGGCGTGGTGGTGTCGTTCGCCAGCTACTTCACCTGGTTCTGGCTGCTGCGCCGTTACCTGGCGTCCAATCTCGCGGTGCTCTCCTTCATGACCCCGCTGTTCGGCGTCACCTTCGGCGTCCTGCTGCTGAAGGAGCCGTTGAGCCTCGACTTCATCGGTGGCGCGGTGCTGGTGCTGCTCGGCATCACCTTGGTGAGCAGCGAGCCGTGGGTGCGCCGGGTGTTGAGCCGCTGA
- a CDS encoding SLATT domain-containing protein → MAKPPAEKPPKNLQPLKLSAVRQPQQDEDLQILYDEVMAKLEETIRWYDWHKNHNKRLASLLRGLAISLAGVASVVPIAVSMLPDSWKPERWVPIASILAALGAGCIGMDRLFGYSSSWMRYVTAMLNLQAQRELLQFNWTRRALEARLGGGTKSDRLTADLNLLYNARLSINQVIKEETLEWVVRFSGALQDFEKSAVAQRTSMADFGHSLMARQGSLKVQIAGFDQLESHQCELQLGDASIETHHGATKAFPHVAPGQHVLRVSAQRDGKRVSSEEIVTILPGETSTVTVTLV, encoded by the coding sequence ATGGCGAAGCCCCCGGCCGAGAAGCCGCCCAAGAACCTCCAGCCCCTCAAACTCTCCGCGGTCCGGCAGCCTCAGCAGGATGAGGATCTGCAGATCCTCTACGACGAGGTGATGGCCAAGCTGGAGGAGACGATCCGCTGGTACGACTGGCACAAGAACCACAACAAGCGCCTCGCCTCCCTCCTGCGAGGCCTCGCCATCTCCCTCGCGGGCGTCGCCTCCGTCGTCCCCATCGCCGTGTCCATGCTCCCCGACAGCTGGAAGCCCGAGCGCTGGGTGCCCATCGCCTCCATCCTCGCCGCGCTCGGCGCGGGCTGCATCGGGATGGACCGGCTCTTCGGCTACTCCTCCAGTTGGATGCGCTACGTCACCGCCATGCTCAACCTGCAGGCGCAACGGGAACTGCTCCAGTTCAACTGGACGCGCCGCGCGCTCGAGGCCCGGCTCGGCGGCGGAACCAAGAGCGACCGCCTCACCGCGGATCTCAACCTGCTCTACAACGCACGCCTCTCCATCAACCAGGTCATCAAGGAAGAGACCCTGGAGTGGGTGGTCCGCTTCTCGGGCGCCCTCCAGGACTTCGAGAAGTCCGCCGTCGCCCAGCGCACGTCCATGGCCGATTTCGGTCACTCCCTGATGGCCCGTCAGGGCTCGCTCAAGGTGCAGATCGCCGGATTCGACCAGTTGGAATCACACCAGTGCGAGCTCCAGTTGGGCGACGCCTCCATCGAGACCCACCACGGCGCCACCAAGGCCTTTCCCCATGTGGCCCCCGGCCAGCACGTGCTCCGGGTGAGCGCCCAGCGCGACGGCAAACGTGTCTCCTCGGAGGAGATCGTGACCATCCTGCCAGGCGAGACGTCCACCGTGACGGTCACGCTCGTCTGA
- a CDS encoding ribonucleoside-diphosphate reductase subunit alpha: MLNTSHIQPPSSPPPTPTTMRVRKRNGTLEVADLNKIVRAISRCCDGLRQVDAIRVATKTIAGLYDGASTQELDQLSIQTAASLTLEEPEYAKLAARLLATYIDKELSGQEVHSFSQSIAAGHRLGLVNERVAQLVATNARKLNDAIDPTRNRLFEYFGLRTVYDRYLLKHPTTRAVLETPQHFFMRIAVALGETVAEALELYRRFSLLEYVPSSPTLFNSGTQHEQLSSCFLLDSPEDDLGAIYKSYTDVAMLSKFSGGIGLAYHRVRSRGSLITSTNGHSNGIVPWLKTLDASVAAVNQGGKRKGACCVYLETWHADLEEFLELRDNTGDEARRTHNLNLANWVPDLFMKRVEADAPWSLFDPKAVPHLTDLYGEDFERAYLQAEAQGLATRSLKAREVYARMMRTLAQTGNGWMTFKDKSNKACNQTALPGRVVHLSNLCTEILEVTSHQETAVCNLGSINLARHTLTDDAGQVTFDWEKLGQTARTAVRQLDRVIDLNYYPISTAQGSNLRWRPVGLGIMGLQDVFFQMRLPFDSAEARALSRKVSEEIYFHALSASAELAAEHGAHPAFAETRAARGELQFDAWGITPEDTARWNALRERIKTGGLRNSLLIAIAPTATIASIAGCYECIEPQVSNLFKRETLSGDFLQVNRYLVEELKKLGLWNEEMRTRIKLAEGSIQGITEIPAELRAVYRTAWELPMRSLVDMAADRGAFIDQSQSLNLFMEAPNIGQLSSMYMYAWKKGLKTTYYLRSRPATRIAKATVEVPREAKPTPTEEQALACSLENPESCEACQ; encoded by the coding sequence ATGTTGAACACGAGCCACATCCAGCCCCCGTCGTCCCCGCCTCCCACGCCCACCACCATGCGGGTGCGCAAGCGCAATGGGACGCTCGAGGTCGCGGACCTGAACAAGATCGTCCGCGCCATCAGCCGCTGCTGTGACGGCCTGCGGCAGGTGGACGCCATCCGCGTGGCCACCAAGACGATCGCCGGTCTCTATGATGGAGCGTCCACGCAGGAGCTGGATCAGCTCTCCATCCAGACCGCCGCCTCGCTCACGCTGGAGGAGCCCGAGTACGCGAAGCTGGCCGCGCGGCTGCTCGCCACGTACATCGACAAGGAGCTGTCGGGACAGGAAGTGCACTCCTTCTCGCAGTCCATCGCCGCCGGGCACCGCCTGGGCCTGGTCAACGAGCGCGTCGCCCAGCTCGTCGCCACCAACGCGCGCAAGCTCAACGACGCCATCGACCCCACGCGCAACCGCCTCTTCGAGTACTTCGGCCTGCGCACCGTCTACGACCGCTACCTGCTCAAGCACCCCACCACGCGCGCGGTGCTGGAGACGCCCCAGCACTTCTTCATGCGCATCGCGGTGGCGCTCGGAGAGACCGTGGCCGAGGCCCTGGAGCTCTACCGGCGCTTCTCGCTGCTCGAGTACGTGCCCAGCTCCCCCACCCTCTTCAACTCGGGCACCCAGCACGAACAGCTCTCCTCGTGCTTCCTGCTCGACTCGCCCGAGGACGACCTCGGCGCCATCTACAAGAGCTACACCGACGTGGCCATGCTCTCGAAGTTCTCGGGCGGCATCGGGCTGGCGTACCACCGCGTGCGCTCGCGCGGCTCGCTCATCACCAGCACCAACGGTCACAGCAACGGCATCGTCCCGTGGCTCAAGACGCTGGACGCGTCCGTGGCGGCGGTGAACCAGGGCGGCAAGCGCAAGGGCGCGTGCTGCGTGTACCTGGAGACGTGGCACGCGGACCTGGAGGAGTTCCTCGAGCTGCGTGACAACACCGGTGACGAGGCCCGCCGCACCCACAACCTGAACCTGGCCAACTGGGTGCCGGACCTCTTCATGAAGCGCGTGGAGGCGGACGCCCCCTGGTCCCTGTTCGACCCCAAGGCCGTCCCCCACCTGACGGACCTGTACGGCGAGGACTTCGAGCGCGCCTACCTCCAGGCCGAGGCCCAGGGGCTCGCCACCCGGTCGCTCAAGGCGCGCGAGGTCTACGCGCGCATGATGCGGACGCTCGCCCAGACGGGCAACGGGTGGATGACGTTCAAGGACAAGTCGAACAAGGCCTGCAACCAGACCGCGCTGCCCGGCCGCGTCGTGCACCTGTCCAACCTGTGCACGGAGATCCTCGAGGTGACGAGCCACCAGGAGACGGCCGTCTGCAACCTGGGCTCCATCAACCTCGCGCGCCACACGCTCACGGATGACGCGGGCCAGGTGACGTTCGACTGGGAGAAGCTGGGCCAGACGGCGCGCACCGCGGTGCGGCAGCTCGATCGGGTCATCGACCTGAACTACTACCCCATCTCCACCGCCCAGGGCTCCAACCTGCGCTGGCGCCCCGTGGGCCTGGGCATCATGGGCCTGCAGGACGTGTTCTTCCAGATGCGCCTGCCCTTCGACTCCGCCGAGGCCCGCGCGCTCTCGCGCAAGGTGTCCGAGGAGATCTACTTCCACGCCCTCAGCGCCTCGGCGGAGCTGGCGGCCGAGCATGGCGCCCACCCGGCCTTCGCGGAGACGCGCGCCGCGCGCGGGGAGCTGCAGTTCGACGCCTGGGGCATCACCCCCGAGGACACCGCGCGCTGGAACGCGCTGCGCGAGCGCATCAAGACGGGCGGCCTGCGCAACTCGCTGCTCATCGCGATCGCCCCCACGGCGACCATCGCGTCCATCGCGGGCTGCTACGAGTGCATCGAGCCCCAGGTGTCCAACCTCTTCAAGCGCGAGACGCTCTCGGGTGACTTCCTCCAGGTCAACCGCTACCTGGTCGAGGAGCTCAAGAAGCTCGGGCTGTGGAACGAGGAGATGCGCACCCGCATCAAGCTCGCGGAAGGCTCCATCCAGGGCATCACGGAGATCCCCGCCGAGCTGAGGGCCGTCTACCGCACCGCGTGGGAGCTGCCCATGCGCTCGCTCGTGGACATGGCGGCCGATCGCGGCGCCTTCATCGATCAGAGCCAGTCGCTCAACCTGTTCATGGAGGCGCCCAACATCGGGCAGCTCAGCTCCATGTACATGTACGCCTGGAAGAAGGGCCTGAAGACCACCTACTACCTGCGCTCGCGCCCGGCCACGCGCATCGCCAAGGCCACGGTGGAGGTGCCCCGCGAGGCGAAGCCGACGCCCACCGAGGAACAGGCCCTGGCCTGCTCCCTGGAGAACCCCGAGAGCTGCGAGGCCTGCCAGTGA
- a CDS encoding ribonucleotide-diphosphate reductase subunit beta, producing MNTLSHATPKVGPRLLDPGLNLTLRPMQYPAFFEMYRNAIKNTWTVEEVDFSTDVGDLRSKMSPADRHLIQRLVAFFATGDSIVSNNLVLNLYKHVNSPEARMYLSRQLYEEALHVQFYLTLLDTYVPDPAERAKAFAAIDNIPSIRQKAAFCFKWMDSVHELDRLDTREHRRRFLLNLICFAACIEGLFFFAAFAYVYFLRSRGLLHGLAAGTNWVFRDESAHMAFAFDVVKTVRREEPDLFDARMEREVVTMMEEAVECELRFAEDLLQGGVAGLSVKEMRQYLEFVADQRLVMLELPKRYGAKNPFGFMDLQDVQELANFFERRVSAYQVGVEGEVTFDAAF from the coding sequence GTGAATACCCTGTCCCACGCCACGCCCAAGGTGGGCCCGCGCCTGCTGGACCCGGGGCTCAACCTCACGTTGCGCCCCATGCAGTACCCCGCGTTCTTCGAGATGTACCGCAACGCCATCAAGAACACGTGGACCGTGGAGGAGGTGGACTTCTCCACGGACGTGGGTGACTTGCGCTCGAAGATGTCGCCCGCGGACCGCCACCTCATCCAACGGCTCGTCGCCTTCTTCGCCACGGGCGACTCCATCGTGTCGAACAACCTCGTGCTCAACCTGTACAAGCACGTGAACTCGCCCGAAGCCCGCATGTACCTGTCGCGCCAGCTCTACGAGGAGGCGCTGCACGTGCAGTTCTACCTCACACTGCTCGACACGTACGTGCCGGACCCCGCCGAGCGCGCCAAGGCCTTCGCGGCGATCGACAACATCCCGAGCATCCGCCAGAAGGCGGCGTTCTGCTTCAAGTGGATGGACTCGGTGCACGAGCTGGATCGGCTGGACACGCGCGAGCACCGTCGGCGCTTCCTGCTCAACCTCATCTGCTTCGCCGCCTGCATCGAGGGCCTGTTCTTCTTCGCGGCCTTCGCCTACGTGTACTTCCTGCGCTCGCGCGGGCTGCTCCACGGCCTGGCTGCGGGGACCAACTGGGTGTTCCGCGACGAGAGCGCGCACATGGCCTTCGCCTTCGACGTGGTGAAGACGGTGCGCCGCGAGGAGCCGGACCTCTTCGACGCGCGGATGGAGCGCGAGGTCGTCACCATGATGGAGGAGGCGGTGGAGTGCGAGCTGCGCTTCGCCGAGGACCTGCTCCAGGGAGGCGTCGCGGGCCTGTCCGTGAAGGAGATGCGGCAGTACCTGGAGTTCGTCGCGGATCAGCGGCTCGTCATGCTGGAGCTGCCCAAGCGCTACGGGGCCAAGAATCCGTTTGGCTTCATGGACCTGCAGGACGTGCAGGAGCTGGCGAACTTCTTCGAGCGCCGCGTCTCGGCCTACCAGGTGGGCGTCGAGGGCGAGGTCACGTTCGATGCCGCCTTCTGA